A part of Arthrobacter dokdonellae genomic DNA contains:
- a CDS encoding DnaJ domain-containing protein has protein sequence MTGSPDFYAVLHLGPEATGAEVHRAYRSLMRRHHPDTRPSPATAEQASREREQLAQIMDAYTVLADPVQRDRYDRGQLAKAGAAAFHPGPSNGARVYKPGAPTHGQPPIVAGPLQWEPPR, from the coding sequence GTGACTGGTTCGCCGGACTTTTATGCTGTGCTGCATTTGGGTCCCGAGGCCACCGGCGCAGAAGTGCACCGCGCCTACAGGTCCCTGATGCGCCGCCACCATCCGGACACCCGCCCGTCGCCGGCCACAGCCGAGCAAGCGTCCCGCGAGCGTGAGCAGCTGGCGCAGATCATGGACGCCTACACCGTGCTGGCAGACCCGGTCCAGCGGGACCGCTATGACCGCGGCCAGCTGGCAAAAGCGGGCGCAGCGGCATTCCATCCCGGCCCGTCCAACGGGGCGCGCGTGTACAAGCCGGGCGCACCTACGCATGGGCAGCCGCCCATCGTCGCTGGTCCGCTGCAGTGGGAACCACCCCGGTAG
- a CDS encoding Hsp20/alpha crystallin family protein, translating to MLMRTDPFRELDRLAQQVLGTAARPAAMPMDAWRDGDTFEVEFDLPGVAPESINLDVERNVVTVRAERPALDGEKEMLAAERPRGVFSRQLVLGENLDTENIQASYDSGVLTLRIPVAEQAKPRKIAITTKAGDRQAITKDGDRQSINA from the coding sequence ATGTTGATGCGTACAGACCCGTTCCGTGAACTCGACCGGCTCGCCCAGCAGGTGCTGGGAACCGCAGCCCGACCGGCAGCCATGCCGATGGACGCGTGGCGCGATGGGGACACCTTTGAGGTTGAATTTGACCTCCCGGGCGTGGCCCCGGAGTCCATTAACCTGGATGTGGAACGCAACGTCGTCACCGTGCGGGCCGAACGTCCGGCGCTGGACGGGGAGAAGGAGATGCTCGCAGCCGAGCGGCCCCGGGGCGTGTTCAGCCGCCAGCTGGTCCTGGGCGAGAACCTGGACACGGAGAACATCCAGGCCAGTTACGACTCCGGTGTGCTGACCTTGCGCATCCCGGTGGCCGAGCAGGCCAAACCGCGCAAGATCGCGATCACCACGAAGGCCGGTGACCGCCAGGCCATCACGAAGGACGGTGACCGCCAGTCCATTAATGCCTAA
- a CDS encoding MFS transporter, giving the protein MSGNTAVPRSVPETGALTMKAVVGFLIFVELTSGFVQGFYIPLFGTMTVRWGINDADITWFISVWTLSSAVSIPILAKLGDMFGHRRILRIAVFLVLLGVCFVAFSQNYSLVLIGRALTGPLSVWLPLEIALIHDKISGDQARKSVGLLISSLTIGSLLGMLAAGALSSLHLNFTVVLLAPAVVTALCAVVVVFLVPESSVRAKSKIDLVGFIGLGIFMILLLVGLSGIQKNGFGSVQVLAPLAISLMVLGLWIAWELRREHPAINLRLVGSRAMWPPYLSSFMLGTVLLGTQTVTTTFLATRPDRSGFGFGLEPGRISLISAALTLVACVGAAIFAYVARGIGIRGVLILGACMAMAANLLLIFFHASFAIFMVNQGLNGLGFGMILGALPSMVAELSPRDQTGIATGIYNSLKTLGGAVGGAVFGVILAATIRPGLGAALGAYQTVWGVGIGALAISVMALMFVPSRHPEHTASETDQTPAPLENVTARVLEVS; this is encoded by the coding sequence ATGTCAGGTAATACTGCTGTGCCCCGATCCGTTCCAGAGACCGGCGCACTCACCATGAAGGCTGTTGTCGGGTTTCTCATCTTCGTCGAACTGACGAGTGGATTTGTGCAGGGGTTCTACATACCGCTCTTTGGAACCATGACCGTGCGCTGGGGAATCAATGATGCGGACATCACGTGGTTCATTTCGGTCTGGACTTTGTCTTCGGCAGTCAGCATTCCCATCCTGGCCAAGCTCGGAGACATGTTTGGCCACCGACGAATCCTGAGAATTGCGGTGTTCTTGGTGCTGCTGGGGGTTTGTTTCGTGGCGTTCTCACAAAACTATTCACTGGTGCTCATCGGGCGTGCGCTCACCGGCCCGCTCTCCGTGTGGCTGCCGCTGGAGATCGCCTTGATCCATGACAAGATCAGCGGCGACCAGGCACGTAAATCCGTGGGGTTGCTGATCTCATCCCTGACCATTGGCAGCCTGCTGGGTATGCTTGCCGCCGGGGCGCTCTCGTCCCTGCACCTGAATTTCACCGTGGTGCTTCTTGCACCGGCCGTTGTGACCGCGCTGTGCGCCGTGGTCGTCGTCTTCCTCGTGCCGGAGTCCTCGGTCAGGGCGAAGTCGAAGATCGATTTGGTTGGTTTCATCGGTTTGGGCATTTTCATGATCCTGTTGCTCGTTGGCCTGAGCGGAATCCAGAAGAACGGATTTGGATCTGTTCAGGTGCTGGCCCCCCTGGCAATTAGCCTGATGGTCTTGGGCTTGTGGATTGCCTGGGAATTGCGCCGTGAGCATCCGGCGATCAACCTTCGGTTGGTGGGTTCTCGGGCCATGTGGCCGCCATATTTGTCCTCATTCATGTTGGGAACCGTACTTCTCGGAACGCAGACCGTCACCACCACCTTCTTGGCAACGCGTCCGGACCGGTCGGGATTCGGCTTTGGCCTGGAACCGGGCAGAATCTCACTCATTTCCGCCGCTCTCACCCTGGTGGCGTGTGTCGGCGCAGCGATTTTCGCTTATGTGGCCCGGGGAATCGGGATTCGTGGCGTATTGATTTTGGGCGCCTGCATGGCGATGGCCGCCAACTTGCTGTTGATCTTCTTTCACGCAAGCTTTGCCATATTCATGGTCAACCAGGGATTGAACGGTCTGGGCTTTGGCATGATCCTCGGGGCCCTTCCGTCCATGGTTGCCGAACTCTCGCCACGGGACCAGACAGGAATCGCCACAGGCATCTACAACTCACTCAAGACCCTTGGCGGTGCGGTTGGCGGGGCCGTGTTCGGAGTCATCTTGGCCGCGACGATTCGACCTGGGTTGGGTGCCGCGCTGGGTGCCTACCAAACCGTATGGGGCGTCGGTATCGGCGCTCTGGCGATCAGCGTCATGGCCCTGATGTTCGTACCGAGCAGGCATCCTGAGCACACGGCCTCCGAAACCGACCAGACACCGGCGCCCCTGGAGAACGTGACCGCGAGAGTGTTGGAGGTGAGTTGA
- a CDS encoding MerR family transcriptional regulator, with protein sequence MVLNPNTGGVYAISVAAELVGTGQQNLRLYERRGLLEPGRTEGGTRRYSEDDLVTLRRIAELLGQGLNLSGIRLVLTLENENQSLRSQLLDRAADPGATPRQTRNKTDATEPR encoded by the coding sequence GTGGTACTCAATCCGAACACAGGTGGCGTGTATGCGATCTCCGTCGCGGCAGAACTTGTCGGCACAGGCCAGCAAAACCTCCGGCTCTACGAACGCAGGGGACTGCTGGAGCCGGGGCGCACCGAAGGCGGCACGCGGCGCTACAGCGAGGATGATCTGGTGACCCTGCGGCGGATCGCGGAACTGCTCGGGCAGGGGCTCAACCTCTCCGGCATCCGCCTCGTCCTGACCCTGGAAAACGAAAACCAGTCTTTGCGGTCACAACTCCTTGACCGGGCTGCCGACCCCGGAGCTACGCCACGGCAAACCCGGAACAAGACAGATGCAACTGAGCCGCGGTGA
- a CDS encoding SPW repeat protein gives MKKWTKWQNWVAVAAGLYAALAPIWTTSDGKAATTLVVLGILTIIAGLVNLSMPRMPSVEWAQGVLGVLLFISPWVLAFTAMTGVAVTAWICGIVTIVVTAWALPSLMKAREDQHHHRPAAA, from the coding sequence ATGAAAAAGTGGACCAAATGGCAGAACTGGGTGGCCGTCGCGGCTGGCTTGTATGCTGCCTTGGCACCGATCTGGACAACGAGTGACGGCAAGGCCGCAACGACGCTGGTCGTATTGGGGATTCTCACGATCATTGCGGGACTGGTCAATCTGTCCATGCCGCGCATGCCGTCGGTGGAATGGGCCCAAGGAGTCCTGGGCGTGCTGCTCTTTATCTCTCCGTGGGTGCTTGCCTTCACGGCCATGACGGGGGTCGCCGTCACTGCCTGGATTTGCGGCATTGTCACCATTGTCGTCACGGCATGGGCTTTGCCCTCGCTCATGAAGGCACGCGAAGACCAGCACCATCACCGTCCGGCAGCCGCCTAA
- a CDS encoding type I restriction endonuclease subunit R, with the protein MAVAGTGFSEADWEGLALEQLAEPLGWRPKPGEEIAPGRDERESWSELLIRPRILAALQKLNPTVPLQYLKQALAEITAPTSNDAITENQRIHAYLVHGYRLSYIDSDGSDVNATIHLLSADPDRNDWLAVNQVTLVAGDYKRRFDLVLYCNGMPVSIVELKKAGSAHADLAAAHAQLQTYLREFPMAFRFCVFTLASDGIQAKYGTPFTPFNHFSPWNVDDDGVPVPPGFTLDGEAVTGMETALMGLYNQDRFLQLLNDFTAFDENADGLSKRIAKPHQYFAVTKAVGNTVQAVESNGKAGVVWHTQGSGKSMEMELYTNRVIRHPRLKNPTVVVITDRNELDGQLYETFAQSQLLPEKPRQVRRRSELRDELSNRTTGGIYFTTLQKFGRSQAEKEAGTDHPLLSDRRNIIVVVDEAHRSHYDDLDGYARHLRDALPHATLIAFTGTPISFEDRNTRDVFGDYIDIYDLTRAVDDGATVPVYFEPRLIKVGLAGSVTEEQLDAAADDATVGLDMTERARIEASVAVVNAVYGAPERIAALAGDLVAHWEGRRAVMHKFIEGPGKAMIVAGTREICARLYAAIVELRPGWHSDELDAGRIKVVYSGDATDTPPVSLHVRRDSLNAAIKARLKNPDDELELVIVKDMMLTGFDAPPLHTLYLDRPLKGALLMQTLARVNRTFRGKEDGLLVAYAPLADNLAKALGEYTQSDQANKPVGRNVDEAIAMTVTLLGTLGQLLAGYDWKSVLNRGGPKAWINAATGATAYLRSPATPGNAPSDGEETLAARYRRYSGQLSRAWALCSGSAALAQLRPEVQMYEEIRVWMAKYDAADRQASGEPIPEDIQRLLGELIAGATQSGEVLDIYSAAGMPKPSLDDLTPEFIAKTKGARNPQLAIEALRKLVSEESVATTRNNIVRQRAFSERITELMRKYTNQQLTSAEVIAELVAMAQEIAKEGDRGKSFDPPLDRDELAYYDAVSENESAVDVMGTGVLAEIARQLVGVMRRDIRTDWTVRDDVRAKLRSSIKRLLVRNGYPPDKQPEAIKLVMEQMESMAPRFAEARG; encoded by the coding sequence ATGGCAGTGGCAGGCACCGGCTTTTCCGAGGCCGACTGGGAGGGCCTTGCCCTTGAGCAGCTGGCCGAGCCGCTGGGCTGGCGGCCCAAGCCCGGCGAGGAGATCGCGCCCGGCAGGGACGAGCGCGAATCGTGGTCGGAGCTGCTCATCCGCCCCCGCATTCTCGCCGCCCTGCAAAAGCTCAACCCCACGGTTCCCCTGCAGTACCTCAAGCAGGCGCTCGCGGAAATCACCGCCCCCACGTCCAATGACGCCATCACCGAAAACCAGCGCATCCACGCCTACCTGGTCCACGGCTACCGGCTCAGCTACATCGACAGCGACGGGTCCGACGTCAACGCCACCATCCACCTGCTCAGCGCCGACCCGGACCGGAACGACTGGCTTGCCGTCAACCAGGTCACCCTCGTGGCGGGGGACTACAAGCGCCGCTTCGACCTGGTCCTCTACTGCAACGGCATGCCCGTCAGCATCGTCGAGCTGAAGAAGGCCGGCAGCGCCCACGCCGACCTCGCCGCCGCCCACGCGCAGCTGCAAACCTACCTGCGCGAATTCCCCATGGCCTTCCGCTTCTGCGTCTTCACCCTCGCCAGCGACGGCATCCAGGCCAAGTACGGCACCCCTTTCACCCCGTTCAACCACTTCTCCCCCTGGAACGTCGACGACGACGGCGTCCCCGTTCCGCCGGGCTTCACCCTGGACGGGGAGGCTGTCACCGGCATGGAGACGGCCCTGATGGGCCTGTACAACCAGGACCGGTTCCTGCAGCTGCTCAACGATTTCACCGCCTTCGACGAAAACGCTGACGGGCTGAGCAAGCGCATCGCCAAGCCGCACCAGTACTTCGCCGTCACCAAGGCAGTGGGAAACACGGTCCAGGCGGTCGAATCCAACGGGAAGGCCGGCGTCGTCTGGCACACCCAGGGATCTGGCAAGTCCATGGAAATGGAGCTGTACACCAACCGCGTGATCCGCCACCCGCGGCTGAAAAACCCGACGGTGGTGGTCATCACGGACCGCAACGAACTCGACGGCCAGCTGTACGAGACGTTCGCGCAAAGCCAGCTGCTGCCCGAGAAGCCGCGCCAGGTCCGGCGCCGCTCGGAACTTCGCGATGAGCTGAGCAACCGCACCACCGGCGGCATCTACTTCACCACCCTGCAGAAGTTTGGCCGCAGCCAGGCCGAGAAGGAGGCCGGCACGGACCACCCGCTCCTCAGCGACCGGCGGAACATCATCGTGGTGGTGGACGAGGCCCACCGCAGCCACTACGACGACCTGGACGGCTACGCCCGGCACCTGCGCGACGCCCTGCCGCACGCAACACTCATCGCCTTCACCGGCACGCCGATCTCCTTCGAGGACCGCAACACCCGCGACGTCTTTGGCGACTACATCGACATCTACGACCTGACCCGGGCCGTGGACGACGGCGCCACCGTGCCCGTCTACTTCGAGCCGCGCCTGATCAAGGTGGGGCTGGCCGGGTCCGTGACCGAGGAGCAGCTGGACGCCGCGGCCGACGACGCGACCGTGGGCCTGGACATGACCGAACGCGCCCGCATCGAGGCGAGCGTCGCCGTCGTCAACGCCGTGTACGGCGCGCCGGAGCGCATCGCCGCCCTGGCCGGGGACCTGGTGGCGCACTGGGAGGGCCGCCGGGCCGTCATGCACAAGTTCATCGAGGGGCCCGGCAAGGCCATGATCGTGGCCGGCACCCGGGAGATCTGCGCCAGGCTGTATGCGGCGATCGTGGAACTGCGGCCCGGCTGGCACTCCGACGAGCTCGACGCCGGCAGGATCAAGGTGGTCTACTCCGGCGACGCGACGGACACGCCCCCGGTGTCCCTTCATGTGCGGCGCGATTCGCTGAACGCCGCCATCAAGGCCAGGCTCAAGAACCCCGACGACGAGCTGGAACTGGTGATCGTCAAGGACATGATGCTCACCGGCTTTGACGCCCCGCCGCTGCACACCCTGTACCTGGACCGGCCGCTGAAGGGCGCGCTGCTCATGCAGACCCTGGCCCGGGTGAACCGCACCTTCCGCGGCAAGGAGGACGGGCTGCTGGTGGCCTACGCGCCGCTGGCCGACAACCTCGCCAAGGCGCTGGGCGAATACACGCAGTCCGACCAGGCGAACAAGCCGGTGGGCAGGAACGTGGACGAGGCCATCGCCATGACCGTCACCCTGCTGGGGACCCTCGGGCAGCTGCTGGCCGGCTACGACTGGAAGTCCGTGCTGAACAGGGGTGGCCCGAAGGCCTGGATCAACGCCGCCACCGGGGCCACCGCCTACCTGCGCAGCCCGGCAACACCGGGGAACGCGCCGTCGGACGGGGAGGAAACCCTGGCCGCCAGGTACCGCCGCTACAGTGGTCAGCTCTCGCGGGCCTGGGCCCTGTGCTCGGGCTCGGCCGCCCTCGCCCAGCTGCGGCCCGAGGTGCAGATGTACGAGGAGATCCGCGTGTGGATGGCCAAGTACGATGCCGCCGACCGGCAGGCCTCGGGCGAGCCCATCCCCGAGGACATCCAGCGGCTGCTGGGCGAGCTGATCGCGGGGGCGACGCAGTCGGGCGAGGTGCTGGACATCTACTCGGCGGCCGGCATGCCCAAGCCGTCGCTGGACGACCTCACCCCCGAGTTCATCGCCAAGACGAAGGGCGCCCGGAACCCCCAGCTGGCCATCGAGGCGCTGCGGAAGCTGGTGTCCGAGGAGTCGGTGGCGACCACGCGGAACAACATTGTGCGCCAGCGTGCCTTCTCCGAACGCATCACCGAACTGATGCGCAAGTACACGAACCAGCAGCTCACGTCCGCCGAGGTTATTGCGGAGCTGGTGGCGATGGCGCAGGAAATCGCCAAGGAAGGCGACAGGGGCAAGTCCTTCGACCCGCCCCTGGACCGGGACGAGCTGGCCTACTACGATGCCGTCTCAGAGAACGAATCCGCCGTCGACGTCATGGGCACGGGGGTGCTGGCGGAAATCGCCCGCCAGCTGGTGGGCGTCATGCGCCGCGACATCCGCACCGACTGGACCGTGCGCGACGACGTCCGCGCCAAGCTGCGGTCCTCCATCAAGCGGCTTCTGGTCCGCAACGGCTACCCGCCGGACAAGCAGCCCGAGGCCATCAAGCTGGTCATGGAGCAGATGGAATCCATGGCGCCACGGTTTGCGGAGGCGCGGGGCTGA
- a CDS encoding TetR/AcrR family transcriptional regulator → MGTNRFREHPEQRGDARALILDSAEDLIAQHGFSATSTASIARSAGVAKGLLFYYFPAKADVLVALMAERLPATHLDAELLAVPGDPAAGLIGTLDALNLSDHKSAVLRVILWREADTHPKVRAQLRRLQRNLERDTAAILRRCLPDIADAQRIKDCAVTWVSTIFSAATEDRLSDLDGLPRRGREHLKAMANILAASLHGPGLAPAT, encoded by the coding sequence GTGGGCACAAATCGGTTTCGGGAACACCCCGAACAACGCGGGGACGCCAGGGCGCTCATTCTGGATTCCGCTGAGGACCTTATCGCCCAACACGGTTTCAGCGCCACGTCCACGGCCTCGATCGCCCGGTCCGCCGGGGTTGCGAAGGGGCTGCTCTTCTATTATTTCCCGGCCAAGGCCGACGTGTTGGTGGCTCTCATGGCCGAGCGGCTGCCGGCTACCCACCTGGACGCCGAGCTACTAGCTGTTCCGGGGGACCCTGCTGCCGGACTGATCGGGACGTTGGATGCCTTGAACCTCAGCGACCACAAATCTGCCGTGCTGCGCGTGATCCTCTGGCGCGAGGCTGATACCCACCCGAAGGTACGTGCCCAACTACGCAGGCTCCAACGGAATCTGGAACGCGACACCGCTGCCATATTGCGTCGTTGTCTGCCCGACATCGCCGATGCCCAACGGATCAAGGACTGCGCCGTGACATGGGTCAGTACGATTTTTTCCGCAGCCACTGAAGACAGGCTTTCCGACCTCGACGGGCTCCCCCGCCGCGGCAGGGAGCACCTCAAGGCTATGGCCAACATCTTGGCCGCGAGCCTGCACGGGCCTGGCCTCGCACCGGCTACATGA